The Athene noctua chromosome 3, bAthNoc1.hap1.1, whole genome shotgun sequence genome includes a region encoding these proteins:
- the CIMIP4 gene encoding LOW QUALITY PROTEIN: ciliary microtubule inner protein 4 (The sequence of the model RefSeq protein was modified relative to this genomic sequence to represent the inferred CDS: deleted 2 bases in 1 codon; substituted 2 bases at 2 genomic stop codons), whose protein sequence is MFQFPLHLTWQKVTMLTKNTSVEAEEGKKEHHPEGLCLSRQTTTQRSSNRASWKILEGPVVQETAKNSTSIKSQASPSPKCVQTKNQNRPEDPYTESSLKRTWKEKILLPPKTQXWGMSQEGGTAVSRKREAEDTKSISNAKEQVTGQHQTLSSGGPGSSWKTIKASYKKAKESAVDXMKESLASLGTDTKAEWKLLLEKRNSLIHANRKYKFTTADELHRITELSRLEKTLKIIRSNQLTGDEQLQCLQKPLRETQGQTQVSGISNSSKTYAEVEMTGVYCRTVSSVQGIINHEKRLNDCNEMLKNSLNCTSFDYNNGVDFNLRSNIFQGGPLKCQSLMKDSYTPDIIQKAIRDPKNWCGRRTDELGKWHQKNAIKLNLLKALEDKYRKKKDKT, encoded by the exons ATGTTCCAATTTCCCCTGCACCTGACATGGCAGAAGGTGACTATGCTGACCAAAAATACTTCAG TGGAagctgaagaagggaaaaaggagcATCATCCAGAAGGCTTATGTCTCAGCAGACAGACAACAACCCAGAGGAGCTCCAACAGAGCCTCCTGGAAGATCTTGGAGGGCCCAGTGGTTCAGGAGACAGCAAAGAATTCCACATCTATTAAATCCCAGGCATCTCCTTCCCCAAAGTGTGTTCAGACTAAAAACCAGAACAGGCCAGAAGACCCATACACAGAATCTTCACTCAAGAGGACTTGGAAAGAGAAGATACTTTTGCCACCAAAGACTCAATAGTGGGGCATGAGCCAAGAGGGAGGAACAGCAGTATCCAggaagagggaggcagaagacaccAAATCCATCTCAAATGCCAAAGAACAAGTAACAGGCCAGCACCAGACACTGAGCTCTGGAGGGCCTGGATCTTCCTGGAAGACCATCAAAGCCAGCTACAAAAAAGCCAAGGAGAGTGCAGTAGATTAAATG AAAGAGTCCTTAGCATCATTAGGGACAGATACAAAAGCAGAATGGAAGCTCCTTCTGGAGAAGAGAAACAGCTTGATCCATGCTAACAGGAAATACAAATTTACTACTGCAGatgaacttcacagaatcacagaattgtctaggttggaaaagaccttgaagatcatccggtccaaccaGCTTACTGGAGATGAACAG TTACAGTGCCTACAGAAGCCCCTGAGGGAGACTCAAGGACAGACCCAGGTCTCAGGAATTAGTAATAGCTCAAAGACCTATGCAGAGGTGGAAATGACAGGAGTTTACTGCA GAACAGTGAGCTCTGTGCAAGGCATCATTAATCATGAGAAAAGACTCAATGACTGCAATGAAATGCTAAAAAACTCTTTGAACTGTACATCTTTTGATTATAACAATGGGGTGGATTTTAACCTGAGATCAAATATCTTCCAAG GGGGCCCACTGAAATGCCAAAGCTTGATGAAAGATTCCTACACCCCTGATATAATTCAGAAGGCAATCAGGGATCCCAAGAATTGGTGTGGAAGGAGGACTGATGAGCTAG GGAAATGGCATCAGAAAAATGCCATAAAACTTAACCTGCTGAAAGCATTGGAGGACAAATACAGAAAGAAGAAGGACAAAACTTAG